The DNA window CATGGCACCCAAGCTTCGTGGAGGCCGCAGGTATTGTTGATTTGAACACCTCATAAACAAACATCGTAGCCGCAACTTTTACTCTTTGTCACGTAACAACTTTCGCTAACTAGTGATAGAGTTCAATCgagttcttgcatgtgtcacTAGTGTGTCAGGAATTTGTGATGTAGGAGCTGGtgataatgtaaaattttacgagaaatacgatggtgccactggttttttctggaATCaattccaaagctcaaaaaaagctcccaaagttgaggctgtaatggaggggatatctctcGCTACCCTGATAGTCCACCTctcctctatatcaagacaaactctctatgcaaagatggGGGACAAATACAGTAACAGGGTCGTCACTTTGTTGGGGGAATCTACttctgaaaacacggcaactctgctaatgtatttactccatATCTTTACATAGAGAGTCTGTCTTGGTATAAAATGTGGACTCTTAAggtagcgtaggatatccctatattacagcctcaactttgagagcttttagtaagctttggagttgatttcggagaaagTCAGTgacatcatcgtgtttctcgcgaaattttacatgggAATCAATACCTCGCGGTTAGGCTGGGTCCTATCCGCATAAGGTAACATGACCTCGCAGTAGGGATATTGGTCAGCAGCAACCTGATTGCAGAGGAAAACCCAGATTCAGAGTCTCATTGAAAATTAAGTATCAACAGTATCTAATACACactaaaaaacattttaaaatgtttttgaatttgaaagaaaaattgttcttgattcaaaattacATTCCTTGGCTCTAAAGTATTATTAAGTACAATGAGTCTATCTTTATACTGtaataatttcttaaattgaaAGGCAATTTCTTATAGTGATGAGGCAAGAGACTCAAAAAAAGATGTTGCATCTTTTGGCAATCATCATTCATCAGAGGGAACTCAGGATATCGGCTCCCTAGTATACATGGTTGCGTTCGCTGCTGTTCGAAGGCACTGATTTTGAGGTGAAACGTTTCCCTGAACACATATCTGGCATGAATTACTATTCATGAACAAGTCCTCTCTTCTCCTTCACTAAAAAATAAGGGCGCTTAAGAAGAAAATGCAGCTGTACCTCATCAAATGTCCTTCATCCAGAATTAATCCATAGCCACTGTCTATTTTCCCAACAGCATCACGTTGATTGACGGGATCCTTCGAGGTCCTTTCTATCTGGGAGTGCCACTGCTAGAACAGGAGCCGGACTGGCCGCCTCTCATCGAAGGCCAGAGGGAAGAGATGATCTCACACATGCTCCAGAGATGCCGCAACATGATGCCCACACCCATGTCCACGCAACTTCTCGGTGACGTACCCATGGATGCCATGGCCTCCTTGATGAGCATCACGGACTTCTATCAGTTCGCCGAGCCTGAGTTCGCCGCTACCTTTGCTGAAATCATGAACAATGTCGTAGTCCTGTACCGGGAGCAAGTGTGGAAGAACCGGAATGAAAAGGTACGACCGTGTTCATGTCCATGCTCAGCAgagttggaaaatttcattcaatttattcgcgtgaaatttcacgaaattttatgaaattttttaaaacttttgggGACGCAATCAGGAGGCCAAAAATTGCCTACTAACACTGATtctcgattttgacatttttcatccCAAGCCTAAGACACTCACGCGTAGCAAACGTTTTTGTTTGGCTTGGAGATCAGGCTGAGGCTcaattggattgaattttgcaaaggaactactagcattgcaatgttgctaatattgtgcaacttcttttgtcttggaggaaaaaccagattatccattaatagtttctattttactcgctaataactgtaaatttaagacaaaaattaccatctaaatttcatagtttttcacgatttccgcaattaaATTGcagaagatgaagttgcacaatcttagcatcattgcaatgctagtggttcctttttgcaaaatgcaatccaattcctCTCTGAGCTCCCCTTGGTGCCCGTCATCGTGTATTGTACCTCATTAGGGTACCATGTGCTGCCGCATCAACAGGAAGGCCAGCTGAAGCGCTTTCCAGATTCCGAAGgttgaattaatttttcctaaaaaaaatcaacaaatttcaaatatcGTGACATTAATTTGAGCCtgttgaaatttcctgaaaaattacatgaaatttcactttccatctttGAGACTGAACCAGCAAACATAGTATGATCGGAGTCCGTCACCTGTTGGTATTGGATAGATTGACATAAAATATTAATGGATCAGTAGACATCAGGGTTATAGGAATGAATGAATtcaagcattctaatacatgtttctgaaccgaaatgtcacgcaaaacacgatttgcgcgacaaaaattactgatattATCTGATAACTAAAATATTTAACGTTTTTCGATGCAAAAATTCAAACCCTCCGCTCTTGAAAAATCGCCCCCTCATCCGTCTAcgcatgagtcaaatcgcgctctAAACGTTGCCGTGATAGTCCCTGCGAATTATGGCAACTTCGATTTCAGTGCTTAGCTGTTCCACGTTgttaacactttgaacaacatgAGGCGGGGAGGGAACATTGCTCTATTAAGAAACCTGCCAAAATTGTATTGTATTGcacgatttgattcaagtttCAAGTAGACCATCGTCATTCTCGGAAGCAGGGTATTCAAAATTCTCGTGACCAAAGTACCTAAACTAAAAACactaatatcttagttaggagttgatttcagtaattttcaacgcgaatcgtgttttacgtgaaattttggagaaaataacgtgaggtatcagaatgcttacattcgtgccttgtctactggtccattcaaTCGGCCATTCTCGAAGAGGCTTAAGACgtcaaaaaatcgcaaattgaGTTTTTGGTGGTTTGGTGTTGCTTCGGCACGGATGAACCTTGTTGCAAAGTGACAAGCagaaaaactgatttttaaggtctgaaaaatatctacaaattccagtcattttttaaaatactcaaGCACCACAGCGCTACATAGCTGACATCATTGGCTTGTCTTGATTTGAGTCGATTCGAATCCCTCACGCAATGTTCAAGTCACAAAAAAAGTGACACACTCGTAGGTTCTAAAAAAATCCCCCAATGCAAGATATGTGTGTCGgttggtcagttgcgctggtcacagaatcgtgttttgatgcttgattcttgtggatgagcaaaaaattataagatatGTCCGAACAGCAACTCTCTATACGTTGATTATCAAAGTTTCACggtgagtaaccagtgcaaatgtaaGTTTACCCCTGACTGATGAAATTAAGGTGGAAGGAACCAGGAGTGTCAGTACCGCACTTGATGaaaccgcactgaaaaaaaaatctcggtgtatttactaagaaaagggtaaaattgccaagaattcagggttctatttgatcccagttttttcttggtaaaattaccatttatggaattggtaattttaccgagaaatcttggtaaaattattgaactttctcggtaattttactggaccttggtaaaaacgccaatattttttatcgactgtggtagaattaccgagataaaatggcaaagttaccgggaattgattaccaataaaagtggtattcttacctgaacaaaacagtaaaaataccggttttttgataagcttaccagtctgtcttggtaaaattaccaataattggtaaaaaaaatgagatggtaaaggtaccaacggaccttggtaaaaacgccgagagtttttttttcaatgcataaaccgaatttttgaaagcgcgatatctcggttaatattcaacgtagaaagttgctgtttaggcagattttattatttctagccgatctacaagaatcaagctccaaaacaggattctgtgaccagcgcaactgatgcATTTACTCACAGGTTTTCAACCCATTTGATTTTCCGGCAGAGGAatgaggagaaaatgatgaggcGAGCTGAGGCTTCGATCGCTGTGAAGAATGCGGTGTCGATGTTGTTGGAAAAGACGATCGATCCTTGTTTCACGGCCAGCCTTCGAACGAGCCCCCAGATGACAACAGCGAATCCTGGAGATCTATGTAACACGCACTGCAAGTTCTTAGCTGTGGGTTTCTCCGTTTTGCCAAACAGCAAAAGCTCCGACTGTTCAGCATCCATCAAAGGCGGTGTCTGCTCGGAGAAGGTCTGCAAGTGTACCGGGAGATTCTTGCGTCATCACGTGAATATGATTCTGTGTAGCAACACCTTAAGGAAGGGCATGTATGATAATAGTCGACATGGTGAAAACCTTCCTACGGCCATTATAAAACGTGTGGGCAGCTCATTCCAATCACGGTCAAGGAGGAGGTTATCTAGGAGGTCTTCTTCAGGACGCAGTCAGTCGTCGACTCCATCGAGAAGCTCGTTTAGTTGGTCAAGTTTGTCAAAATGCTGGCACTGACAACGGGCTCCGAACGTGAAAATGATAGGGAAAAAGTAAGAAAGATTTTTATTggatatactgaaaaaaatagtatgctgttttagcacctagaatgtcaaaaatgtgtctagtgaTCCTACAGTGGTCAATATTATCTTTTATGCTCATTTTTTCTGAACCTCATTTCCCTTGACGATAATATACCATTACGCCCACCTCCCGAGTTTGACAGCGATGACGCAAACATACTCAGTCCAAAAAGAACGTTCAACGGCATGAGAAGATATGATGTTGCTACCGAGCTCGCCTTTCGGGATCATGAGAGGACACACGGGCGTTTTAGCCAGTCCTACGAACCTAAATCTTatagtgttaaaaaaatgtataatttccAATTACTGCTGACGCTGCTGAAGGCGGAATATGATAGGAtgtctgcatgtaacgagagggtatgtatcgatcgatatgaatcgaacgaaaaataaaaacgaaccgatcaccaccgataaaatggacaaagaagtaacaaagctgatcaaaatctgtagaaaacttgcattcagtataaaaactcaaaattgcgatatttcgaaattagtatcagccaagattttgatttttcgcgagtTTAGGTCCACGCACCTTAGACTCatcccctgcaaaccgtttttgggtacattttttcgcattttttgggCTTCAAGACGACTGTGTATTCCCCTCCCTTTGTCACTAGGACGATTTTGTTTTTATCCCAAAAAATTAGATGTGTGAAGCACCAGTTTAAATTTTGCACTCAACAGTTTCTCTTGCATTTGCAAGGACGATTAATAAATCACAGGGTCAGAGTTTTGATGAAGTTGCTCTTTTTATAAATCGGCTCTCATTCAGCTTACGAGATTATCTTATTCAGCTTACGAGATACTCTTATTCAGCTTAGGAAACTTTACGTTACattataaatatttaaattaaaatatggtaaacatgttttaaacatggtataaaaatgaaatggtaAATGGGGGGAATAAGAACTTGAATGATGTGATTCATGATGGAGTTTGGCCAGAAATTTTTGATTTATAAATTCATATTTCTTTCATATGAGAGGCGCAAAGTGCCTGAGGGGGTTGGCTCATTGAGCGGCCATCAGGGGCGCGGCGCACCCCTTGgcgatttaaaaatattgtatgATTTCCAAAGCCACCATGTTAAATATTATTACTGGGAGACCGTGATGAAGTCTGGGCCATAACGCCTGTGCGAAGGTCAAATTTTTGGGAGCCTTGAGACACCCCCCTGGCGCTTTCTCTTTGCGGATCATTGTTGCGTAGCGCTGGACCTCGCCACACGCGAGGCTCTCCCGTCAAAAGGGGTCGGAAAGCCAGACTTAGAAATGCCTCCAGGACGGTATGGACGAGCCGCTTGCGACTTATTATCTTTTTCCTACGTGAtaatatatatcgacggtggaactaccgaaccaagtatctcggtttgcgacttcgcagacttcctgtcatactttattttttaaatgaaaaactactgaacgtccagtcttgaaaatttatgcgatttttcctcttcgtgcggagaaaattctgtgaaaatttcaaggaatgatattgatttggtccacttaaaaaaaattaaatgcgagcgtagatttttaaacaccgcaaacgagatacgtggtttggtagtttcaccgtctataTTTCTCTACTTCCAGGGAGTTGCTTTGAATCTTTTTCACATGGACACGCTTGTCAATGGTGGACCTTTGAGTACCTATATAGACAGGGTATGGCCATTTGTGTGccagtttttcattggtcgcgaaaAATAGCCTGATATGGTGCGCTTGTGGCCGTAAGCACAAACGAGATGGCGACTTCCACTCAACCGTTGAATTCCCTCTAGaggaaattagcgactcaatcATAAAGTATCTGATAAAGAATTTaactctcatttaaaaaaactttatgaCTAACTCTAGGTCAAACTATAGCATGAttattcaaagaatttttaaaattgggttGTTTCATCCCAGCTTTTGCAACATAGGTACCTCAATATCgctaccaaattttttttttctggagggagaatcgaatgaaagtCACTAGTCTTTTCGCAGCGATGCTCATTAAAAACAGGAAGATCAGTAAactccttagcaaggcagcatacCCTTTTGTTAGGAGAGCCTCGCGAgtggcgaactgccgtgcaacacaaaaacgccgtaaaggccattttaaattttttggaaacaatgcatcatagcagaaaaacttgccTACCTAAGggaatgtttttacagaagtcTTTCGCAAGGACAATAAAGTACTCAACCTGAAAAGTTAAGGTACATGGGTAAAaccgtttttatttcattaagtgttaagttccgaaaaaacgagggaaaatcttgatggatttacggcgtttttgcttagcacggcagcaaagcCTAACGCTACGCAACAATGATCCGCAGAGAGCGCGAGCGTCAGAGGGGCTGTCTCAAGGCTCTCCGAAAATTGacccatttaatttttattacacGTCTGGATACATTAACACCGACTGTGACCTAGTAATCCTGTATTGTATGCATTACATAACTTCGAGATGAACAGGTTCAAGCACAATCCACAACCTAGGACAAACTCTCATTATATTAACTTGTCATTCAACTTTTTAGCCTCCTTCGCGTTCTTTTTACTGAGACCACCGTGTTATGGAATAATGCTATCATTTCCCTCTAATCAGTCCGGAGGTACGTGGTAACGGAGGATGTCTTGGCTTCTTTGTAATCAAAATAATCGGACAATATCACCACCATCATGCAGCTGGCGGATCAATTAttaaatcgttatcgaatgaacttgatGGGTAAATCGCTACTTGTCGATCAATGTGATTCGATAATGATTTAACAATCCAGGCGCTGATCAGTTTGGGAAAACGTAATGCGCAAAGGATGGGCATTTCATGAGAGTCTTCAATGGCTAAATATTACGATAGGCGGATCTGCAGGGTGGCGTGCGAATTGGCAGATCtatagcaaattggcaacattgtcttttctccatttaaacccatgggatGTATCGactcttggaggggccaggccaggtgctccgacaagaatcgattaattatcataggtttaaatgaaggaaatcctgtgttgccaaattgctggatccgcctctgggcGTGTGCGCCCCTCGCGTTTCGCCCGGAAGAAGTAGGGAAGAAAGATAGAAttaaggaaggaacggaggaaacaaaaaggaaggacgcttatatttAGGAATTATTTAAgacgaaattgactcgaacTACATATTAATTTGATGCtttaagatttcaaaaatttactaGGTTAAATCCCCCTGGAATTTCGAAACGTCTGGATCCGCCTGTGAACCtcacttgcaaaattttcaaaaatgttctgATTAAAGAGATTCGGTAACAAATTGAAACCATTTGAACATTGATTAAACTGTAAATCTGAGGAAGAattccgtatgagcctccagacgttgccatatctccttaaATATAAAACGAagttactgggaaaattgtgaatatttttcttcaactttttcagaaaatttggtttggcatttgatctaaaatatctgaaaagttttaggaaaaatatacaaaaaaataatccttcaagaatacatgttttatccgatgAAAcctggcaactctcaaatgttcaaacggcgttcttcctcagcacggcagaatcgtCTCTGGAGACAAAAAACTGAAACGTCaaatggaccgtgttaagcaaaaaggaaccaagccacatcagctgatgccgttttgctaaatgcgatccatttataCTAAAtcagaaatggaccactagacagggtacgaatttaagcattctaatacatagtttttgaccaaaatttcacgtagaacacgattcgcgcaacaaaagttactgaaaccaacttctaacgaagatattaacctttttatttcacattggttatgtggaatttgaactgcccgctcacaagaaactcaaagctctacgtgaatcaaatcgcgcactacaacggcttcagcaagcttctcaatcgagcaatgttcatttcgcaacatgtgttgttcaaactataagcaatttgctgcaataagctgagccaaagcgtcaagactgaggtcgccaaatttttatatcgctgagacgttcatgataacgtttagcgcgcgatgtgaatcacgtagagcattgagttttcatgagcgggtggtttgaattcacgcattaagaatcaaaaaatatcttcgtaaggagttaatttcggcaatttttgcTGGGCGCAtcgcattttacgtgaaattttggttaagaaacatgtattagaatgctaaaattcgtaccttgtctagtggtccattcaactccgcgaattaattttttacaagaaaaagttTGTGcaatccctttgaaaattttaaggaatttgcttcaatcTATGCAAAAAagtcactgaaattcgcacaaaaatccgcacaaccgttttcatgaagtAAATTAAATAGCCCGATTTAATTTGGCAAAAGTTGATGTGTctcggttcctttctactaGAGTAGGTATCTTTATAGGGAGAGAGTGGACAACTCGATCTATGTAGCTCATAGGgccccaaaagggcgacaacgtgtaaAAGGAAAATCACTAGATAAAaagccgctgccaacctatgcatttgaaagattaatcagtAGGGCCGACAGagcattgtaaacaagcgtctttaaggattaagacctcgaaactgagaaaatttatgagaaatcgaAGTTTTATAcgtgattttataatttttgatcagttatGAAATGACGGGTAGtaagaattatgaaaattagcACCAccggataattcgagttcataggttggctgcttttttggccccaagagctacatgacctgatcaaacgtagcctccaaattttcgagttgtccatactctttcgataaaggtactctactttctgctaaacgcggtccaaatggattgcattttgcaaaaaggaaccgctaGCATTggaatgttgctaagattgtgcaacttcttttatctcggaggaaaaacccgattatccattcatagtttctattttactcgctaaaaactgtaaatttaagacaaaaattaccatctgaatttcatagttttttcacgatttccgcaattttattgcaaaagatgaagttgcacaatcttagcatcgttgcaatgctagtggttcctttttgcaaaatgcaatccaaacgACGCACGACTGATTACATTGCGGTGAAGCTAGAACCACTAGAACCCCCAGGTTCGGTCTAGTCGCTCCGAGCGCCGCTGGTCCATGGTACCAGACCGCTGAGGGTAGAGCGAGGGGACAACGAACGGTGGGCACAGGGGAAGCGGAGAGGATTATGATGAAATGAAATCATTAATCAGGGGGCTAATTAATGCGGGAAAATTCATACACCGCGGGGCGCCTCGTCACCTTtggctcgggggggggggggggttgcgttGGCCGAGTGGGCATTCACTGACCCCTGTCCCTGGTCTCTTGCCGGAAACACCGGAACAATGGTCGGGCACATCCGGGAACGAGATGAACCAAGGACATCGACAGGAGTGGACAGTTGGAATCCAGTTCGTGCTTCGGTCCGACGGGATACAGTCGCGGTGTGCTCTCGCAGTTCCGTGTGCTGCGCCTGTGGCAGGATATCATGCCAATCTAGGACCAACATGACCAAACAGAGCTACTTCCC is part of the Bemisia tabaci chromosome 1, PGI_BMITA_v3 genome and encodes:
- the LOC109038060 gene encoding uncharacterized protein, translated to MHLQEPLLPHMLNLHVIATIVCISLSIPAIDATFYIETKHFQGTSVTWNIWECLVPANPSPITSEGPSSPSQGRKDWSPPAWRRTSGGFGCKKVHQDEQKHRIYSTTNFFFVMAPKLRGGRSITLIDGILRGPFYLGVPLLEQEPDWPPLIEGQREEMISHMLQRCRNMMPTPMSTQLLGDVPMDAMASLMSITDFYQFAEPEFAATFAEIMNNVVVLYREQVWKNRNEKRNEEKMMRRAEASIAVKNAVSMLLEKTIDPCFTASLRTSPQMTTANPGDLCNTHCKFLAVGFSVLPNSKSSDCSASIKGGVCSEKVCKCTGRFLRHHVNMILCSNTLRKGMYDNSRHGENLPTAIIKRVGSSFQSRSRRRLSRRSSSGRSQSSTPSRSSFSWSSLSKCWH